The following are encoded together in the Drosophila sechellia strain sech25 chromosome 3R, ASM438219v1, whole genome shotgun sequence genome:
- the LOC6616690 gene encoding alpha-1D adrenergic receptor isoform X2 produces MAVNLQLNNLSAIYPSLMYVAASSSFSSSLRGLGLGSGVGVGVGGLPENISIVYEDAANGTGGGGGAYPSGPNGTDAVALTEPGPTAPVTTFNYYNESAAAAEWAHFYDLVLSWQGIILIAVFATFIVVTVIGNTLVILAILTTRRLRTITNCFVMSLAVADLLVGIFVMPPAVAVHLIGSWQLGWVLCDIWISLDVLLCTASILSLCAISVDRYLAVTRPLTYSRKRRSKRLALIMILIVWLLALAITCPPMLGWYEPGRRDLLECRYNQNEGYVIFSAMGSFFIPMAVMIYVYARISCVIASRHDNMTDISVHNKLPSSLP; encoded by the exons ATGGCTGTCAACTTGCAGCTGAATAATTTAAGCGCCATTTATCCATCGCTCATGTATGtggccgcctcctcctccttttccTCCTCCCTGCGGGGATTGGGACTGGGAtcgggagtgggagtgggagtgggtggGCTGCCGGAAAACATATCCATCGTGTACGAGGATGCGGCCAATGGgacaggaggaggaggcggtgcATATCCCAGCGGACCGAACGGTACGGATGCAGTGGCTCTCACCGAACCCGGACCTACGGCACCCGTGACCACATTTAATTACTACAATGAGTCGGCGGCGGCCGCCGAGTGGGCGCACTTCTACGATCTGGTGCTCTCCTGGCAGGGCATCATCCTGATTGCCGTCTTTGCCACCTTCATCGTGGTCACCGTCATCGGGAACACCCTGGTCATACTGGCCATATTGACCACGCGCCGGCTGCGCACCATTACCAACTGCTTTGTGATGAGCCTGGCGGTGGCCGACCTCCTCGTGGGCATCTTCGTCATGCCCCCCGCCGTCGCCGTCCATCTCATAG GCTCGTGGCAACTGGGCTGGGTGCTCTGCGACATTTGGATCTCCCTGGACGTGCTCCTCTGCACGGCCTCCATTCTCAGCCTGTGCGCCATCAGTGTGGACAG ATATTTGGCCGTGACCAGGCCGCTTACGTACTCCCGTAAACGGCGCTCCAAACGATTGGCCCTCATCATGATCCTAATCGTCTGGCTGCTCGCGTTGGCCATCACCTGTCCTCCCATGCTGGGATG GTACGAGCCAGGACGCAGGGACCTGCTCGAGTGCCGATACAACCAGAACGAGGGCTACGTCATCTTCTCGGCCATGGGCTCCTTCTTCATACCCATGGCAGTCATGATTTATGTGTATGCAAGAATTTCCTGTGTCATTGCATCCCGGCACGACAATATGACCGACATAAGTGTTCACAACAAG
- the LOC6616690 gene encoding octopamine receptor isoform X1 → MAVNLQLNNLSAIYPSLMYVAASSSFSSSLRGLGLGSGVGVGVGGLPENISIVYEDAANGTGGGGGAYPSGPNGTDAVALTEPGPTAPVTTFNYYNESAAAAEWAHFYDLVLSWQGIILIAVFATFIVVTVIGNTLVILAILTTRRLRTITNCFVMSLAVADLLVGIFVMPPAVAVHLIGSWQLGWVLCDIWISLDVLLCTASILSLCAISVDRYLAVTRPLTYSRKRRSKRLALIMILIVWLLALAITCPPMLGWYEPGRRDLLECRYNQNEGYVIFSAMGSFFIPMAVMIYVYARISCVIASRHDNMTDISVHNKKFKRYTAADVENELSEQEQHSSVGQRQRQATSRTFSNQTIAKELHDMMLSDSDNCAPVGAGGAGGGGGAGSSATGGTHCQSLLALPSGGGGGSMGCAKNGCYELTRPSSLKRASTASTTITTMTSGMGPGSSLLDAQWQSQPPGQTGQVQTHSLSQPPRTHSFRHSHGERDRERLRSHHHHPHYHHQAGVTTTSTSGNTSANTNSKSLSNRITSLKKENKTTQTLSIVVGGFIACWLPFFINYLITPFLAEHQASQMLAKALTWLGWFNSAINPFIYAFYSVDFRAAFWRLTCKRFFSAGQKPQFPTNTMSIRR, encoded by the exons ATGGCTGTCAACTTGCAGCTGAATAATTTAAGCGCCATTTATCCATCGCTCATGTATGtggccgcctcctcctccttttccTCCTCCCTGCGGGGATTGGGACTGGGAtcgggagtgggagtgggagtgggtggGCTGCCGGAAAACATATCCATCGTGTACGAGGATGCGGCCAATGGgacaggaggaggaggcggtgcATATCCCAGCGGACCGAACGGTACGGATGCAGTGGCTCTCACCGAACCCGGACCTACGGCACCCGTGACCACATTTAATTACTACAATGAGTCGGCGGCGGCCGCCGAGTGGGCGCACTTCTACGATCTGGTGCTCTCCTGGCAGGGCATCATCCTGATTGCCGTCTTTGCCACCTTCATCGTGGTCACCGTCATCGGGAACACCCTGGTCATACTGGCCATATTGACCACGCGCCGGCTGCGCACCATTACCAACTGCTTTGTGATGAGCCTGGCGGTGGCCGACCTCCTCGTGGGCATCTTCGTCATGCCCCCCGCCGTCGCCGTCCATCTCATAG GCTCGTGGCAACTGGGCTGGGTGCTCTGCGACATTTGGATCTCCCTGGACGTGCTCCTCTGCACGGCCTCCATTCTCAGCCTGTGCGCCATCAGTGTGGACAG ATATTTGGCCGTGACCAGGCCGCTTACGTACTCCCGTAAACGGCGCTCCAAACGATTGGCCCTCATCATGATCCTAATCGTCTGGCTGCTCGCGTTGGCCATCACCTGTCCTCCCATGCTGGGATG GTACGAGCCAGGACGCAGGGACCTGCTCGAGTGCCGATACAACCAGAACGAGGGCTACGTCATCTTCTCGGCCATGGGCTCCTTCTTCATACCCATGGCAGTCATGATTTATGTGTATGCAAGAATTTCCTGTGTCATTGCATCCCGGCACGACAATATGACCGACATAAGTGTTCACAACAAG AAATTCAAGCGCTACACGGCAGCGGACGTAGAGAACGAGCTGtcggagcaggagcagcacagCTCCGTGGGCCAGCGCCAGAGACAGGCCACATCGAGGACGTTCTCCAACCAGACGATAGCCAAGGAGCTCCACGACATGATGCTCAGCGACAGCGACAATTGTGCGCCAGTCGGCGCTGGAGGAGCAGGTGGTGGGGGAGGAGCAGGAAGTAGTGCCACTGGCGGCACCCACTGTCAATCCCTGCTGGCTCTGCCCTCCGGCGGAGGAGGTGGCTCCATGGGCTGCGCCAAGAATGGGTGCTACGAACTCACACGACCCTCCTCGCTGAAGCGCGCTTCCACCGCCTCAACGACCATTACCACAATGACGAGTGGCATGGGGCCGGGCAGCAGTCTCCTGGATGCACAGTGGCAGTCCCAGCCGCCGGGCCAAACGGGGCAGGTGCAGACCCACTCCCTATCGCAGCCACCGCGAACACACAGCTTTAGGCATTCGCACGGGGAGCGGGACCGCGAGAGACTGCGGAGCCATCATCACCATCCTCATTATCATCACCAGGCGGGCGTAACCACGACATCGACCAGCGGGAACACCAGTGCCAACACCAACAGTAAATCGCTGTCCAATCGGATTACGTCGCTGAAGAAGGAGAACAAGACCACTCAAACCCTGAGCATTGTGGTGGGTGGCTTTATCGCCTGCTGGCTGCCCTTCTTCATCAACTATCTGATCACCCCCTTCCTGGCCGAGCACCAGGCCAGCCAAATGCTGGCCAAGGCCCTCACCTGGCTGGGTTGGTTCAACAGCGCCATCAATCCCTTCATCTACGCCTTCTACAGCGTCGACTTCCGGGCGGCCTTCTGGCGCCTCACCTGCAAACGCTTCTTCAGCGCCGGCCAGAAGCCGCAGTTCCCCACGAACACCATGTCCATCAGGCGATAG
- the LOC6616688 gene encoding rho guanine nucleotide exchange factor 17 isoform X3: protein MSHNRENLRLSLLDLQATLTAPSQTVAAALIPQAPAHMQQLPSGSSSNISNSSSNTHSHSSSNISACGSSSNINTGVSQAVSMATTTVARLSKAGFGAAAGSGGGAGSVYQNDKCDRLKKMTSITCSDSEDDSERRAQFEISSKWNLGGYEGDTRTYVVQEIYRNEQSYVESLQTVVVKYLKVLKAPEHAGMIDTRTVDEIFFMVPDILEIHEKFLSDLKSRLDDWDVQQKVGDAFMDTFSKLEVLEVYTSFVNNCNRAKNAIRSMKHQRPSFSKFLETTAREHKGKLTLDNLLIKPVQKFPNYELLFQRLIKHTDHDHPDTKHLQDVLKLVHDILVHINCKEREIMENGQREATLRELEGVIEGITDLIAPERQFLLFDLVSMPSGQGARKDRGFFLFNDLLVLTSIKKRSGTIRKPNSSICPGTVATTLDTNKYKFLTKISLDCLEIVKSKDENIKRIVSEIETLAEDCNKLQQITDITVTLKYPHQYLEDVIRELHREVQRQLSERQTNDTQLNMLELTVSSPNGNQKLAVVFSKTEKRTQWEESFNEAKQKLAATLERHPIPEFLTSIPIRKTRAGLQFTCAAATLSDNRDVWVCNSDGYVGQVCIMSLHPEPNVTSCNGVCNARILCVASVPAYSSAASSRNSSGEQPAGSGGQEEKDKRNTPQSYTQQLRDYRKSISPSFQSASVSATATPEKKKLTPTPTPVAGGEPADAATTGGSDTQLELNLSSSDDETEAAAASLNVAGSTGSTLAERVPSPAPSYHGHQDSNPEEGESNQSTMWIGTEDGCIHVYNSTDNIRIKKNRIKIEHHSAVYSILYLDNRVFVSLANGDICVYLRDGATSWNTCSSHCLSIGTVTSPVNKLLNVNGRLWCSIQGIIKVLDVETLTVVNQIQISSDSKPITNMTVSNNHVWISIQNSAHIKCFHSNTHQLVTEVNLAPAVNKMLSNCDEIIRQHKAACLRVTSLLCCKDLIWIGTSAGVLLTIPAQGYEKGAINIVPTGIPHGHTGHVRFLTFVETTGLEGAAPGAGGGRDAGSSNSDEYTKQGSIKHSKSKSETNNTLIISGGDGYEDFRNSGANSLSEIAGREDSTNHLLIWQI from the exons ATGTCGCACAATCGCGAGAATCTGCGACTCAGCCTTTTAGATCTGCAGGCCACCCTGACGGCGCCCTCCCAAACCGTTGCCGCCGCCCTGATCCCCCAAGCTCCCGCACACATGCAACAGCTGCcgagtggcagcagcagcaacatcagcaacagcagcagcaacacccactcgcacagcagcagcaacattagcgcgtgcggcagcagcagcaacatcaacactGGTGTCTCGCAGGCGGTCTCGATGGCCACCACAACGGTGGCGCGTCTGAGCAAGGCGGGATTCGGGGCGGCTGCCGGTTCAGGGGGCGGGGCCGGGAGTGTCTATCAGAACGACAAGTGCGACAGGCTGAAGAAAATGACTTCGATCACCTGCTCCGACTCGGAGGACGACTCCGAGCGACGAGCGCAGTTCGAGATTAGTAGTAAATGGAATCTGGGCGGCTATGAAGGC GACACACGCACCTATGTGGTGCAGGAGATCTATCGGAATGAGCAATCCTACGTGGAGTCCCTGCAAACCGTCGTTGTCAAGTATCTGAAAGTGCTCAAGGCGCCCGAACACGCCGGTATGATAGATACACGCACTGTGGATGAGATTTTCTTCATGGTACCCGACATCCTCGAGATTCACGAGAAGTTTCTGAGCGACCTGAAGAGCCGCTTGGATGACTGGGATGTCCAGCAGAAAGTGGGTGATGCCTTCATGGACACG TTCTCGAAGCTAGAAGTCCTAGAGGTCTATACATCCTTTGTGAACAACTGCAATAGGGCAAAGAATGCCATACGCTCCATGAAGCACCAGCGACCCTCGTTTTCCAAGTTCCTTGAGACGACCGCTCGAGAGCACAAGGGCAAGCTAACCTTAGACAATCTGCTCATAAAACCTGTGCAAAAGTTTCCCAA CTATGAGCTGCTCTTCCAGCGATTGATTAAGCACACGGATCACGATCATCCAGACACGAAGCATCTGCAGGATGTGCTGAAGCTAGTCCACGATATACTGGTGCACATCAACTGCAAGGAGCGCGAGATCATGGAGAATGGACAGAGGGAGGCCACGCTCCGGGAACTGGAAGGCGTCATCGAGGGCATCACCGATCTTATAGCCCCCGAAAGGCAGTTTCTGCTCTTCGATCTGGTCTCCATGCCTTCGGGACAAGGAGCACGCAAGGATCGCGGCTTCTTCCTGTTCAACGATTTACTCGTCCTGACGAGCATCAAGAAACGAAGCGGTACCATCCGTAAGCCGAACAGCAGCATCTGCCCGGGCACTGTGGCCACCACTTTGGACACCAATAAGTACAAGTTCCTCACCAAGATCTCGCTGGACTGCCTGGAGATTGTCAAAT CCAAGGATGAGAACATCAAGCGCATCGTCAGCGAAATCGAGACTTTGGCCGAAGATTGCAATAAGCTGCAGCAAATCACCGATATAACCGTCACCCTTAAATACCCGCATCAGTATCTGGAGGATGTAATCCGCGAGCTTCACCGCGAGGTGCAAAGACAGCTCTCTGAACGCCAGACAAACGACACCCAGCTGAATATGCTCGAGCTGACAGTCAGTTCTCC AAATGGTAACCAGAAGCTGGCAGTGGTCTTTAGCAAGACGGAGAAGCGCACTCAGTGGGAGGAGAGCTTCAACGAGGCCAAGCAGAAGCTGG CTGCCACCCTGGAGCGGCATCCAATTCCCGAGTTCCTTACATCCATACCCATTCGCAAGACCCGAGCTGGCCTTCAGTTCACCTGTGCGGCAGCCACGCTGAGTGACAATCGGGACGTATGGGTGTGCAACAGCGATGGCTATGTGGGTCAGGTGTGCATCATGTCGCTGCATCCGGAGCCGAATGTCACCAGCTGCAATGGCGTGTGCAATGCCCGCATCCTGTGCGTGGCTTCCGTGCCGGCGTACAGTTCGGCGGCCTCCAGTCGCAATAGCAGTGGCGAGCAGCCGGCAGGATCCGGCGGCCAGGAGGAGAAGGATAAGCGCAATACCCCACAGAGCTATACCCAGCAGTTAAGGGACTACCGCAAGAGCATCTCACCTAGTTTCCAAAGTGCCTCCGTATCGGCCACGGCGACGCCCGAAAAGAAGAAACTGACGCCGACACCTACGCCGGTGGCTGGTGGTGAACCCGCGGATGCTGCAACCACAGGCGGCAGCGATACTCAACTGGAACTGAATCTAAGCTCCAGCGACGATGAAACAGAGGCTGCGGCCGCCTCCTTGAACGTCGCTGGGAGCACGGGATCCACATTAGCGGAACGGGTACCCAGTCCTGCGCCCTCATATCATGGGCATCAG GACTCAAATCCCGAGGAGGGCGAGAGCAATCAATCAACCATGTGGATTGGCACTGAAGACGGCTGCATCCACGTCTATAATAGCACTGACAATATTCGCATTAAGAAAAACCGCATCAAGATCGAGCATCATTCGGCCGTCTATTCCATTTT GTACCTGGACAATCGTGTGTTTGTATCATTAGCTAATGGTGATATCTGCGTTTACCTGAGGGATGGTG CCACCTCCTGGAATACTTGCTCATCGCATTGCCTGTCCATAGGCACGGTCACCAGTCCGGTGAATAAGCTGTTGAACGTCAACGGCCGACTATGGTGTTCCATTCAGGGCATCATCAAAGTACTGGACGTAGAGACATTAACA GTCGTTAATCAAATTCAGATTTCATCGGACTCGAAGCCGATTACAAATATGACAGTTTCAAACAATCATGTCTGGATATCCATTCAGAACTCAGCGCACATTAAGTGTTTCCATTCCAATAC CCACCAACTGGTCACTGAAGTGAATCTCGCCCCCGCCGTAAACAAGATGCTATCCAATTGCGATGAGATCATCCGCCAGCACAAGGCCGCCTGTCTGCGAGTAACATCGCTGCTATGCTGCAAGGATCTCATTTGGATTGGGACCAGTGCGGGTGTTTTGCTGACCATACCGGCGCAGGGCTACGAAAAGGGTGCCATAAACATAGTGCCCACAGGCATTCCTCATGGTCACACTGGACACGTTCGATTCCTCACGTTTGTGGAGACTACGGGCTTGGAGGGAGCTGCTCCTGGTGCAGGCGGAGGTCGCGATGCAGGCAGTTCCAACAGCGATGAGTACACCAAACAGGG GTCCATCAAGCACTCCAAATCCAAGTCGGAGACGAACAACACCCTGATCATTTCCGGCGGCGATGGCTATGAGGACTTCCGCAACTCCGGTGCCAACTCGCTGAGCGAGATCGCTGGCCGCGAGGACAGCACCAACCATCTATTGATATGGCAAATTTGA